DNA from Streptomyces rishiriensis:
CGTGGGTTCGTCGCGGGCTTCCGCGTTGAGGCGGAGGAGCGGCTCCGTGTTGGAGGGGCGGACGTTGAACCACCAGTCGGCGGCGGTGACCGTCAGGCCGTCGAGTTCGTCCAGGGTGACGTCCTCGCGGTCGCCGTAGACCGCCTTGATCGCGGCGATGCGGTCGGCCTGGTCGGCGACCGTGGAGTTGATCTCGCCGGAGCCGATGTAGCGGTCGTACTCCGCGACCAGGGAGGAGAGCGGGCCGTCCTGTCCGCCGAGGGCTGCGAGGACGTGGAGGGCGGCCAGCATGCCCGTGTCGGCGTTCCAGAAGTCCTTGAAGTAGTAGTGGGCGGAGTGCTCGCCGCCGAAGATCGCGCCGGAGCGGGCCATCTCCGCCTTGATGAAGGAGTGGCCGACCCGGGTGCGGACGGTGGTGCCGCCGTTCTCCCTCACCACCTCCGGGACGCTCCAGGAGGTGATCAGGTTGTGGATGATCGTGCCCCTGCCGCCGTTGCGCGCGAGCTCGCGGGCGGCCACGAGGGCCGTGATCGCGGACGGGGGGACCGGCTCGCCGCGCTCGTCGACGACGAAGCAGCGATCGGCGTCGCCGTCGAAGGCGAGGCCGAGGTCGGCGGACTCCTCGCGGACGCGCTTCTGGAGGTCCACGAGGTTCGCCGGGTCCAGGGGGTTGGCCTCGTGGTTGGGGAAGGTGCCGTCCAGCTCGAAGTACAGGGGGACGAGCGTCAGGGGCAGACCGTCGAAGACCGTGGGGACGGTGTGGCCGCCCATGCCGTTGCCCGCGTCGACGACGACCTTCAGGGGGCGGACGGAGGTCAGGTCGACGAGTGCGCGCAGGTGCGCCGCGTAGTCCTTCAACGTGTCGGCCGTGGTGATGGTTCCCGGGGTCGGGGCGGGTGCGGGGGCGCCCGAGTCCATCCAGCCTTCCACCAGTTCCCGGATCTCCGTCAGGCCCGTGTCCTGGCCGACCGGGGCGGCGCCCGCGCGGCACAGCTTGATGCCGTTGTACTGGGCCGGGTTGTGCGAGGCCGTGAACACGGCGCCGGGCAGGTCGAGTGTGCCCGAGGCGTAGTACAGCTGGTCCGTCGAGCAGAGGCCGATCTCGGTGACGTGTGCGCCGAGGGCCGCCGCCCCGCGCGCGAAAGCGCCGGACAGGGCGGGCGAGGAAGGGCGCATGTCGTGGCCGACGACGATCGCCCGGGCGCCGGTCACCCGGACGAAGGCCGCGCCGAACAGCTCGGCCAGCGACTCGTCCCACTGGTCCGGGACCACCCCGCGTACGTCGTACGCCTTCACGATCTGTGACAGATCAGCAGCCACGGCCAGCCTTCCTGGAGTCTCTGGGTCACCACAAACTACCCGGGCCGGATCTGCGCCCGCGGCGGGGCCGCCCAATGGACCCACAGAC
Protein-coding regions in this window:
- a CDS encoding phosphomannomutase/phosphoglucomutase, which encodes MAADLSQIVKAYDVRGVVPDQWDESLAELFGAAFVRVTGARAIVVGHDMRPSSPALSGAFARGAAALGAHVTEIGLCSTDQLYYASGTLDLPGAVFTASHNPAQYNGIKLCRAGAAPVGQDTGLTEIRELVEGWMDSGAPAPAPTPGTITTADTLKDYAAHLRALVDLTSVRPLKVVVDAGNGMGGHTVPTVFDGLPLTLVPLYFELDGTFPNHEANPLDPANLVDLQKRVREESADLGLAFDGDADRCFVVDERGEPVPPSAITALVAARELARNGGRGTIIHNLITSWSVPEVVRENGGTTVRTRVGHSFIKAEMARSGAIFGGEHSAHYYFKDFWNADTGMLAALHVLAALGGQDGPLSSLVAEYDRYIGSGEINSTVADQADRIAAIKAVYGDREDVTLDELDGLTVTAADWWFNVRPSNTEPLLRLNAEARDEPTMAKIRDEALAVIRA